attttgatcttCCAATAGTAAAAAACTCAAAggtcaaaatttcatctcaaGAAGATCAGCATAGGTTTCGTGACGAAATTTATCACCGGGCGGCACTTCCTTCCtgcacaaataaaataatacaaatcataaaacaaaaatgaataaaagttaaagtttacggttacaaaataaaataataaatacctGACACGGAATGAACGGGAAGGGAGTAAACGGAACACGTGAAACGACGGGGACGGAATCCCAACGCTGCACACACAACGGATTTGGAACGGTGACATATGTTTCGTCGGACGGCGATAAAAATCCATTTGCAAATTTGTTTGCAAGAGATATAGATGAGTTCATGTTGAAAAGATGATTAGTCTTCGAATTTGATgagttatttgtttttgttttgtttgaatttagattttgtttgttgttgggttatcaaattcaaaataaaaatgtccGAAATTCTCCTTCCACAGCAAATGATGTTTATATGTACAATTGGTGAAAAATTCGTCggttttatcttcttcaaatCCTCTGCCAAAAACCACGAAGGATTTCGACTGACGAACTATCCCCTCAGCGTACAAAACTCGGGGAGCCGACGCAGTCCCGCTTCGAAATCAAAAGCTGAACTCATCACGAGTCATAAACTCagtaaacaaacaaacacaatctgaattttgattctaCTAGATTTCACCACTGATTCCTTCTTGAAGATTATGCTCTGCGTGTGGTGTTTCTTTTTCGCTATGAATTCTTAATCAGAAACGTTAACAAACCGATCCTCTTCGTCGAACCTGAGATCATAAAGTTTTAGACATCACCGTACCTTCTGCAATTTCAAGCGCCGTCGGCGGCTTTCGACATGACAGAGAGACGACTAGATCTAGGTTGAAATGAAGCTCTCCTCCTCTGCTGATGCGAAGAAGGACGAATCAGTGTAGTCAATGCTCGTTTCACCAACTCTCCTTCCACACCGCCAATTCTTACGATCGAATTCGCCATAGCCGATCTCCACATATTCAATCTGGTTGAAGGAAACGACACCACTTGGCTATGCCCACCGCCACTCGAAACGTTTTTATGAAGACTACACCGGAACGAGCCTGGATGCGTGGTCGGAGAGCACATACAAGTCCTCTTGACGTTAGACACCGGCCTATTTTTCCTGGAAACGATAACCGATCGATTCGGAGAACTCGAAcgattatcaataaaaaaacgGACAGAAGACGTAAGAGAAGGAGACGAATAAACATTAACACGGCTGGGAGATGTGGATCTCGTATGATGATTATGGTTGGGAAAATCACGATGGTCATCGTGACGGAAAGTGGAAGAAGACGAGTAAAAGGTTGAAGATGAAGCAAACGCGGAGGTCGAAGAGGACAAAGAAGGAGAGTTACAGAATCGGCCACCCGGTGAGAGTGAGCGTAGCACCGGGCCGCTGGATCTGGTTTTcgaggaagaagatgaggtCACCATTAGAAacgaaaagagagagaaaaagagcgaagaagaagaagaaggctTCTTAGTTGTGCTTCCCTCTAAGGGGCCCCTCGGGGCGTTAGTTTGGCAAACCTAACGATTCTCAAAGGCCGATTTTATAGAATAGAGAAAACTGGGTTAGATGGTAATTAAGAGAAAAACGAGGGCAGTTGTGGAAAGAAGTGGAGTCAGTTGACTTAACCATGGTAGGGTTAAAGAGTGGTTAGggtttgggttgggttaaagGAGCGTTGGGAATCTTAATCCAACGGCTGGAAGAGGAATTGCTGAGAAAGAAGACGAAAATGGGAGCCGTTTATCCAAGAGTAAGGAGGTGGCAGAATGAGCCACGTGTTAAGATGCTCTGACAAGAAAAAAGGGTGTGAAAGTACGAGAAAACCAGATAGAAAGTATTTTAATTGCAATTTGACATTGGAAGAGGATATGCTAAAGCCAAGGTATCCATTGCGTGAACTCCACGTAGTGTAACTGTAAAGATTTCCTCTTCCTTGTGATTTGTGACGGGCAAACCGTAATGTAACTCTCACCATTCTTCCAacacaagaaaataatattaacaataataatacatttttaacaatcacaaattatttacattaaattataactttaGTCTCCTACAAGAGATTGATTTGGGTTTGTTGTTCCATGAACTAGATCATTGAGTTTTATACGCAAACTTTAATGACATTTATGGCTAATTAATGTGAATTTGGGGAGAGTTGGAAgttagaaagagagagagaaaaataagagaGGGATATTGAATaaagtgaatttaatttttcatgtCTGACTTTGAGATCAGcttaatagatttttaatttttgatcCACAGCTTAATAGTCTCCTAccaaaatttgtgtttatcGCTGGTAAATTGAAACGCTCCGTCGGCTCGGCCGCATATTGTTGAcgaaattttgttgattgaGTCGTTTTTGTATGGTCGCTGTTGAACATTTCGTACGACATGTCGAAAGTTCGAAAAATGGAGGGAAatggtaaataataataatattagaagAAAGGTTAGAGAACGGGAAAGTTGGAAAAACAATGAGTTGACAAATCCAAGAGAAGCGGAAAATCCgcaattctttattttttttggtggaTCGACAGCTGTCtctttttattagtttatattttcttattcttaactattttctttacttaTATAACATTGGGGTAtcttaattcaaattattttcaactattaaaatctattaaattccatattttaaatttttgcaATATCttctaaatagttttaaattttttagttcaacatcAATTTTGGTTGATCCAttctaattcaaattttcatttataattatcttttctaAGAAAACTTAGTAGAAGATagcataaaaaatattaaataatatggTCATGGAGATTTAACTCTTTAACTCTAATCTCATCTTCTAATTTCAATCCATCTCTCAAATCCTCGTTCCACAACCCGCTTTTAAGTCAAAAGAAATAGCAGGTGAATATTAGTACGAGTGATTTCGTTCGATTTTGTGAGAAAATTACGAGTAATCGAGAGCTACGAAGGTATGATAACTTTTAACTCTAGTTCAATGGTTAATTAGAGAATTTTAAGCATGATAGTTTGTAAAACTATATTAGATTTAATTagagtattttttatatgaattCCCCTACTCATGGATGATGATTTGTCATCACTAGCCTTGGGTGTCAACTTAGATATATAGAACCAAATTAggataatataaaatttgtagtaatttaaaaaaatttcttctaaaatCAAGTAGGCCCTGCCCCATATACTCAAAACATTAACAATAActgaatatataatttaattaaagagaacaatattttataatgtaTTTGACATTCGTATTGtcaatacaaatataacattatcattgattgtatattttaagttttaacacgaaagaaaacaaaaaaacaatattggCCTTTGATTTCCCAGAGGGTTGGTTACCCTTATCCGCTTGAAATACaccatttaaatataaatttggcATTCCTACCTCtcaactaactaattaattaattatacatatatatgtacattATTTAGCAACACTCAAATGTTTTAACTAAAATCacaacaaccaaaaaaaaaaaaatatatatatatatatatatatatatatatctcattGAGGATAGTCGATTTGTTTGAGTCGCCTTAAATACAAGCTTCGAACTActaagaacaaaagaaaaaaaaaacttttaaactaagGATACATAGATTAGGTAATTCATGtcaaatgtaataaataacaattacaCGTATCTCAAACTTTGTCTAAAATGTTTACCTACACCAAAACTGACAAATATCCATTGTTACCAATAATGCttctatttccatttttttttatctttttattccgctcgttaaaaaaattatctatatattttttttaaatatcatatatctATCAAAATAACCTCACATCA
This is a stretch of genomic DNA from Cucumis sativus cultivar 9930 chromosome 4, Cucumber_9930_V3, whole genome shotgun sequence. It encodes these proteins:
- the LOC101218391 gene encoding uncharacterized protein LOC101218391; this translates as MVTSSSSSKTRSSGPVLRSLSPGGRFCNSPSLSSSTSAFASSSTFYSSSSTFRHDDHRDFPNHNHHTRSTSPSRVNVYSSPSLTSSVRFFIDNRSSSPNRSVIVSRKNRPVSNVKRTCMCSPTTHPGSFRCSLHKNVSSGGGHSQVVSFPSTRLNMWRSAMANSIVRIGGVEGELVKRALTTLIRPSSHQQRRRASFQPRSSRLSVMSKAADGA